A stretch of Chelmon rostratus isolate fCheRos1 chromosome 18, fCheRos1.pri, whole genome shotgun sequence DNA encodes these proteins:
- the LOC121622287 gene encoding prospero homeobox protein 1-like has translation MPDHDSDSLLNRQTKRRRVDIGVKRTVGSTASSAAAATAATTDNIARAKAAIFSAMNSLSSHSHHGSDTDSMECSVVQPHGGPGVVSASDSESKSNVLRKLLKRANSYEDTMMPFPGTTIISQLLKNNMAKNGGGPERGERGDRGDRGDAGFPGSGLSNASSDAPQEDACSNSSQDSTPQECLSPFGRPPGLATFDIERLNDEHLRAKRARVENIIRGMSHSPSVVVPAASRHERDHEMDGDRDMELDCPPPQSQQQAPSSPRGGEVCSSSSRENKRKQRLPQQQQQSFTQLVCQRKEQKQEERRQLKLQLEDMQKQLRQLQEKFFQIYDSTDDSEHNDLHNDLHNDIGNMSEDSPTRSDTGGDDRGGDDLRSDNEMSDLDPGHFLDRARALLQEQALLADGEKPRREGLGRSKAQGGPGSSMHAEGKQLAETLKQELNSAMTQVVDTVVKVFAKPPRPTPQQAFPPLSIPPERFPTVVNGDNPNFHTANQRLQCFGDVIIPNPLDSFASMPGMPGATNDQTEALPLVVRKTPTEHHHQSSAVGAHGGHHHPALHPSSLSASMGFSPPSFRHPFPLPLMGYPFQSPLGAPTGGYTGKDRSSPDSMDLSRETTSLRTKMSSGHHLGHHHRSCSPAHPGSTAEGLSLSLIKSECGDLQDMADISPYSGSNIQEGLSPNHLKKAKLMFFYTRYPSSNMLKMFFSDVKFNRCITSQLIKWFSNFREFYYIQMEKFARQAINDGVTGNEELSVSRDCELFRALNMHYNKANDFEVPDRFLEVAEVTLREFFNAIVAGKDVDPSWKKAIYKVICKLDSEVPEVFKSPNCLQELLHE, from the exons ATGCCGGACCATGACAGCGACTCCCTCCTGAACAGACAGACCAAGCGAAGACGTGTGGACATTGGTGTTAAGAGGACCGTGGGCAGCACAGCCTCCtccgcagcagcagccacagcagcaaccACTGATAACATAGCCCGCGCCAAAGCAGCCATTTTCAGTGCCATGAACTCTCTGAGCTCCCACTCTCACCACGGATCAGACACAGACTCCATGGAGTGCTCTGTAGTGCAGCCACATGGTGGGCCTGGCGTTGTATCAGCCAGCGACAGTGAGTCCAAGTCCAATGTACTCCGAAAGCTACTGAAGAGGGCCAACTCATACGAGGACACCATGATGCCCTTCCCTGGCACCACCATTATCTCCCAGCTTCTCAAGAATAACATGGCTAAAAATGGAGGAGGACCcgagaggggagaaagaggggacAGGGGTGACAGAGGGGACGCCGGCTTCCCTGGATCAGGGCTCTCCAACGCAAGTTCAGATGCTCCCCAAGAGGATGCCTGCAGTAACTCTTCCCAGGACAGCACCCCTCAAGAGTGCTTGTCACCGTTCGGTCGTCCTCCTGGCCTGGCCACCTTTGACATCGAGCGTCTAAATGACGAACACCTGCGTGCCAAGCGAGCCCGCGTAGAGAACATTATACGTGGTATGAGCCACTCACCCAGCGTGGTGGTACCTGCTGCTTCCCGTCATGAGCGTGACCATGAGATGGACGGAGACCGGGATATGGAGCTAGACTGCCCACCCCCTCAGTCTCAGCAGCAGGCCCCCAGCAGCCCACGGGGAGGCGAGGTGTGCAGCAGTAGCAGCCGAGAGAACAAGCGTAAGCAGCGTCTCcctcagcagcaacagcagagctTCACCCAGCTGGTGTGCcagaggaaggagcagaagCAGGAAGAGCGACGgcaactgaagctgcagctggaggacatgCAGAAACAGCTACGccagctgcaggagaagttCTTTCAGATCTATGACTCTACCGATGACTCAGAACACAACGACCTCCACAATGACCTCCACAATGACATAGGAAACATGTCTGAGGACAGCCCAACCCGGTCTGACACTGGCGGTGATGACCGGGGTGGAGATGATTTGCGCTCTGACAATGAGATGTCTGACCTGGACCCGGGCCATTTTCTGGACAGGGCACGAGCACTGCTTCAGGAGCAGGCCCTGCTGGCGGACGGGGAGAAGCCCAGAAGAGAGGGGCTCGGCCGGAGCAAAGCACAGGGAGGTCCAGGTTCCTCCATGCATGCTGAAGGTAAACAGCTggcagaaacactgaagcagGAACTCAATTCAGCCATGACCCAGGTGGTGGACACTGTGGTTAAGGTGTTTGCCAAGCCTCCACGCCCTACACCCCAGCAGGCCTTCCCCCCACTTTCCATACCTCCTGAAAGATTTCCCACTGTTGTCAATGGAGACAACCCCAACTTCCACACCGCCAACCAGAGGCTGCAGTGCTTCGGTGATGTCATCATTCCCAATCCACTAGACTCCTTTGCCAGCATGCCCGGGATGCCAGGCGCCACCAATGACCAAACAGAGGCGCTGCCTTTAGTCGTGAGGAAGACACCCACTGAGCACCACCACCAGTCCTCAGCTGTGGGCGCACATGGCGGGCACCACCACCCCGCCCTTCAcccctcctcactctctgcctccatGGGCTTCAGCCCCCCATCCTTTAGACACCCCTTTCCACTGCCTCTCATGGGCTACCCTTTCCAGAGTCCCCTTGGTGCACCCACAGGTGGCTACACAGGGAAGGACCGTTCCTCACCAGACTCCATGGACCTGTCCCGGGAGACCACCAGCCTGAGGACCAAGATGTCATCAGGTCACCACCTGGGGCACCACCATCGCTCCTGTTCACCAGCGCACCCCGGCAGCACAGCCGAGGGACTCTCCTTGTCCCTCATCAAGTCCGAGTGCGGTGACCTCCAGGACATGGCTGACATCTCACCTTACTCAGGCAGCAAT ATCCAAGAGGGCCTCTCTCCCAATCATCTGAAGAAAGCCAAGCTCATGTTTTTCTACACCCGCTACCCGAGCTCTAATATGCTCAAGATGTTCTTCTCTGATGTCAAG TTCAACCGCTGCATAACCTCCCAGCTGATCAAGTGGTTCAGCAACTTCAGGGAGTTCTACTACATCCAGATGGAGAAGTTCGCCCGCCAGGCCATCAACGACGGCGTCACCGGCAACGAGGAGCTGAGCGTCAGCCGCGACTGCGAGCTCTTCCGAGCCCTCAACATGCACTACAACAAGGCCAACGACTTCGAG